From Alteribacter lacisalsi, a single genomic window includes:
- the purM gene encoding phosphoribosylformylglycinamidine cyclo-ligase, producing MSKAYRDAGVNIEAGYEAVERMKSHVARTRRPEVMGGLGGFGGMFDLSQKGYREPVLISGTDGVGTKLMIAQEAGIHDTIGIDAVAMCVNDIVVQGAEPLFFLDYLALGKNEPAVVEQIVKGIADGCAEAGCALVGGETAEMPGMYDADEYDVAGFVVGAAEKSALLDGSQVKAGNVLIGLPSSGVHSNGFSLVRRILENRDIRLDDRAPDSEQSVAEWLLEPTRIYVKPVLALVREGLLNGAAHITGGGFYENVPRMLPEDLRAQIDPASWEKPAVFSWMRTLGPLDLKDMYSTFNMGIGMVLAVDEEKANDALALLRDCGEKPVQIGRVETGGPSVFLKGVEEL from the coding sequence ATGTCAAAGGCATACAGAGACGCAGGAGTGAATATCGAAGCCGGTTACGAAGCGGTGGAGCGGATGAAGTCCCACGTGGCGCGCACCAGGCGTCCGGAAGTGATGGGCGGGCTTGGCGGCTTCGGCGGCATGTTCGATCTGTCGCAGAAGGGCTACCGTGAGCCGGTGCTTATTTCAGGAACAGACGGTGTCGGCACGAAGCTGATGATCGCCCAGGAAGCGGGCATCCATGACACGATCGGCATTGACGCGGTGGCCATGTGCGTAAACGATATCGTCGTCCAGGGCGCTGAACCGCTCTTTTTTCTAGACTATCTTGCCCTCGGGAAAAACGAGCCGGCTGTGGTTGAGCAGATTGTAAAAGGAATCGCAGACGGCTGCGCGGAAGCAGGCTGTGCCCTCGTTGGCGGGGAAACAGCTGAAATGCCGGGGATGTACGATGCGGACGAGTACGATGTGGCCGGCTTCGTGGTCGGTGCAGCAGAAAAATCAGCACTGCTTGACGGTTCACAGGTAAAAGCGGGGAACGTGCTGATCGGCCTGCCTTCAAGCGGCGTGCACAGCAACGGCTTTTCCCTCGTACGCCGGATTCTTGAAAACCGTGACATCAGGCTGGATGACCGTGCGCCGGACTCGGAGCAGAGCGTTGCCGAATGGCTGCTCGAGCCGACGCGGATTTACGTGAAGCCGGTCCTAGCCCTCGTGCGGGAAGGATTATTGAACGGAGCGGCGCACATTACCGGCGGCGGATTCTATGAAAACGTTCCGCGGATGCTGCCGGAAGATTTACGTGCGCAAATTGACCCGGCGTCATGGGAAAAGCCGGCTGTTTTCAGCTGGATGCGAACCCTTGGCCCTCTTGATCTGAAGGATATGTACAGTACATTTAACATGGGGATCGGTATGGTGCTCGCCGTTGATGAGGAAAAAGCGAATGATGCGCTTGCTTTGCTCCGCGACTGTG